From one Paenibacillus sp. FSL K6-1330 genomic stretch:
- a CDS encoding Ku protein has protein sequence MHTVWKGAISFGLVHVPVKMFSATEDKDISMRYIHKECGSPLSYIRKCPVCEEEVAWEEITKGYEYEKGKFVLFEKEELEQLAEQNSKNITILDFVDLTEIDPIYFQKTYYLSPDQAGANAYRLLLEAMKQSGKIGIAKIAIRSKSSLAAIRVLDECLSIETIFYPDEIRPISQVPNLPERTEVNSKELDMAKLLIDQLSTPFDPEKYTDDYRERLLDLINSKVSGEEIKIAPARQETNVVDLMAALQASIEAVKPIGTDPGTKPKPRKPTRKTAAKEPAAKVSGGEGELDAPKPKRRTTKSKKSDSTS, from the coding sequence ATGCATACGGTATGGAAGGGCGCGATCAGCTTTGGTCTGGTGCACGTGCCCGTCAAAATGTTCTCGGCTACGGAAGATAAGGATATTTCGATGCGCTACATTCACAAGGAGTGCGGCAGCCCGCTCTCTTACATCCGCAAATGTCCGGTATGTGAAGAGGAAGTGGCCTGGGAGGAAATTACGAAGGGGTACGAATATGAGAAGGGGAAATTTGTACTGTTCGAGAAAGAAGAGTTGGAGCAGCTCGCGGAACAGAACAGCAAAAACATTACCATTCTGGACTTTGTGGATCTGACCGAAATTGACCCGATTTATTTTCAAAAGACGTACTATCTCTCGCCGGATCAAGCAGGTGCAAACGCATACCGGCTCCTGCTGGAAGCGATGAAGCAGTCAGGCAAAATCGGCATCGCCAAAATCGCAATTCGCTCGAAGAGCAGTCTGGCCGCGATCCGGGTGCTCGATGAATGCTTGTCGATCGAGACGATTTTCTACCCGGATGAGATCCGGCCGATCTCCCAGGTCCCGAATTTGCCTGAAAGAACCGAGGTCAACTCCAAGGAACTTGATATGGCCAAACTGCTGATTGACCAGCTGTCAACTCCCTTTGACCCAGAGAAATATACGGATGATTATCGCGAACGTCTGCTGGATCTGATCAACAGCAAAGTGTCCGGTGAAGAGATCAAGATTGCCCCTGCTCGTCAGGAGACCAACGTTGTCGATCTGATGGCTGCCCTCCAGGCAAGCATCGAAGCCGTAAAGCCAATCGGAACGGATCCAGGCACCAAACCGAAGCCGCGTAAACCAACCCGGAAGACAGCTGCCAAAGAACCGGCTGCCAAGGTCAGCGGCGGGGAAGGCGAGCTTGACGCACCGAAGCCGAAGCGCCGAACAACCAAATCCAAGAAATCCGACTCCACATCCTGA
- a CDS encoding DNA ligase, translating to MQNLLPKEPMAPISTDQITTGEDWGYQLKWDGVRILAGLDQNRVSLYSRKLLDKTSLYPEVVQALSGLQDRRLLLDGEVVYFHPELGRPVFQKVLQRERSRAISTNAPLFTYVLFDILVDGDQDLRKLPYLERHHRLKEIVSDTPGLLTADLFLEGEHLWSWAEERGWEGIVMKRLSSPYREGKKHRDWYKKKIAVNMTASAVAMIIREGRVASLVIADDDGNYIGRASLGLNEQTKKRLLQYAESHRADAIWSTLHTDLKKEQLAWLSQPLSVQVTFLEWSQDGMMRHPKLVSIEGV from the coding sequence ATGCAGAATCTGCTGCCCAAAGAGCCGATGGCACCGATCTCGACGGATCAAATCACGACAGGCGAGGATTGGGGTTATCAGCTGAAATGGGACGGCGTGCGCATTCTGGCCGGACTTGACCAGAACCGCGTATCGTTATATTCCCGCAAGCTGCTCGATAAAACGTCTCTGTATCCCGAAGTCGTTCAGGCATTATCCGGCCTGCAGGATCGGCGTCTTCTTTTGGATGGCGAGGTTGTCTATTTTCATCCGGAGCTGGGTCGTCCCGTGTTTCAGAAGGTTCTTCAGCGGGAGCGTTCGCGTGCGATCAGCACGAATGCTCCTCTGTTTACTTATGTTCTCTTCGACATTCTGGTGGACGGCGACCAAGACTTGCGTAAGCTGCCCTATCTTGAACGTCACCACCGCCTGAAGGAAATCGTTTCCGACACACCGGGCCTGCTGACCGCGGATCTGTTTCTTGAAGGCGAGCATTTATGGAGTTGGGCCGAAGAACGGGGATGGGAGGGCATTGTGATGAAGCGCCTCTCCTCTCCTTATCGTGAAGGCAAGAAACATCGGGATTGGTACAAGAAAAAGATCGCCGTGAACATGACAGCCTCCGCCGTCGCCATGATTATCAGGGAAGGCCGTGTCGCCAGCCTCGTCATTGCCGATGACGACGGTAACTACATTGGCCGGGCTTCCCTGGGGCTTAATGAGCAGACGAAGAAGCGGCTGCTGCAATATGCCGAAAGCCATCGTGCTGATGCGATATGGAGTACGCTCCATACCGACCTGAAGAAAGAACAGCTGGCCTGGCTTAGCCAGCCGCTTTCCGTTCAGGTCACATTTCTTGAATGGAGTCAGGATGGCATGATGCGCCATCCCAAACTCGTATCGATTGAGGGGGTGTAA
- the ligD gene encoding non-homologous end-joining DNA ligase has product MARTVKGTLMIEGQEIQITNPDKPLWPEVGITKAMYLQKLAAISPFLLRYCRGRLLTTIRYPHGAEGESFYQKNAPEPLPPFVQTYVHENINYVLLNGLPELLWLGNLAALEFHPSLHLAGSNLPCEWMIDLDPTLPEEPRIMEATAIVGDVLSSLGLSSVPKTSGATGVQIIVPIPEGITFDELRTVGQFVGQYVTEKFPKLFTIERLKKNRGDKIYFDYLQHYSGRTLAAPYTPRARRLGTVSTPLTWDEVRQDVSPTDFHLLNIEERLREKGDLLQTLSPQPIENVIRHLKPQGKGASKRKG; this is encoded by the coding sequence ATGGCTCGTACCGTCAAAGGGACCCTAATGATCGAGGGACAGGAGATTCAAATTACGAATCCCGACAAACCGCTATGGCCGGAAGTCGGCATTACTAAAGCGATGTATCTGCAAAAGCTTGCGGCCATCTCCCCGTTCCTGCTCCGGTACTGCCGGGGCAGACTGCTCACGACCATCCGGTATCCGCACGGGGCCGAGGGCGAATCCTTCTATCAGAAAAATGCGCCGGAGCCGCTGCCGCCTTTTGTGCAGACCTATGTGCACGAAAATATTAACTACGTGCTGCTCAACGGACTGCCGGAGCTGCTCTGGCTGGGGAACCTGGCAGCGCTTGAGTTTCACCCTTCACTACACCTTGCAGGCAGCAATCTGCCCTGCGAATGGATGATTGATCTGGATCCAACGCTGCCGGAGGAGCCGCGGATCATGGAGGCGACTGCGATTGTAGGGGACGTCCTGAGCTCCTTGGGCCTGTCCTCCGTCCCAAAAACCTCAGGAGCAACCGGGGTGCAGATCATCGTGCCGATTCCGGAAGGCATTACGTTCGATGAACTTCGCACGGTCGGCCAATTCGTGGGGCAGTATGTAACCGAGAAGTTCCCCAAGCTGTTCACCATCGAACGACTTAAGAAGAATCGCGGCGATAAAATCTATTTCGATTATCTTCAACACTACAGCGGAAGGACGCTCGCCGCTCCGTATACCCCACGGGCCCGACGGCTGGGGACCGTCTCCACGCCGCTCACTTGGGATGAGGTCCGTCAGGATGTTTCTCCCACGGATTTTCATCTGCTGAACATTGAAGAACGGCTAAGAGAGAAGGGCGACCTGCTTCAGACCTTGTCTCCGCAACCGATCGAGAACGTCATCCGACATCTGAAGCCCCAAGGTAAGGGAGCCTCAAAAAGGAAA